A genomic segment from Microbacterium sp. SORGH_AS_0428 encodes:
- a CDS encoding 5-(carboxyamino)imidazole ribonucleotide synthase, producing MSVRVGVVGGGQLARMMIAPAAELGLEIRVLAESEGMSAALAATAVGDYRDLDTVRAFARDVDVLTFDHEHVPQDVLRALVAEGVAVHPGPDALRFAQDKLEMRERLAELGMPQPDWARVENTEQLQEFLDDHGRRAVVKTPRGGYDGKGVRVVSAATEAQDWFTALAEDARGGALLVEELVDFRRELAQQVARRPSGDIVAYPVVETVQRDGVCAEVVAPAPGAHGRLAAEAERIGVAIADGLGVTGMLAVELFETTDERLLVNELAMRPHNSGHWSQDGAITSQFEQHLRAVLDLPLGAAGARAPWSVMINILGGPAEGTLEDRFDAAMSAHPAAKVHTYGKAPRPGRKVGHVNVAGDDLDDVVYEARAAAAHFLD from the coding sequence ATGTCAGTGCGCGTGGGAGTCGTGGGCGGCGGACAGCTTGCCCGGATGATGATCGCCCCGGCGGCGGAGCTCGGTCTCGAGATCCGCGTGCTGGCGGAGTCCGAGGGGATGAGCGCGGCGCTCGCCGCGACGGCGGTGGGCGACTACCGCGACCTCGACACGGTGCGCGCCTTCGCCCGCGACGTCGACGTGCTGACCTTCGATCACGAGCACGTGCCGCAGGACGTGCTGCGCGCTCTCGTCGCCGAGGGCGTCGCAGTGCATCCCGGCCCCGACGCGCTGCGGTTCGCGCAGGACAAGCTCGAGATGCGCGAGCGACTGGCGGAGCTCGGCATGCCCCAGCCCGACTGGGCGCGCGTGGAGAACACCGAGCAGCTGCAGGAGTTCCTCGACGACCACGGCCGACGCGCCGTCGTGAAGACGCCGCGCGGCGGCTATGACGGCAAGGGCGTACGCGTCGTGTCTGCGGCGACCGAGGCGCAGGACTGGTTCACGGCGCTCGCGGAGGATGCCCGCGGCGGAGCTCTCCTGGTCGAGGAGCTCGTCGACTTCCGACGTGAGCTGGCGCAGCAGGTCGCACGGCGCCCCTCCGGCGACATCGTCGCGTATCCCGTGGTCGAGACGGTCCAGCGTGACGGCGTCTGTGCCGAGGTCGTGGCACCGGCGCCCGGTGCGCACGGCCGGCTCGCCGCGGAGGCCGAGCGCATCGGCGTCGCGATCGCGGACGGCCTCGGAGTCACCGGGATGCTGGCGGTGGAACTGTTCGAGACGACCGACGAGCGGCTGCTCGTCAACGAGCTCGCGATGCGTCCGCACAACAGTGGTCACTGGAGCCAGGACGGCGCGATCACGAGTCAGTTCGAGCAGCACCTGCGTGCCGTGCTCGATCTGCCGCTGGGCGCGGCAGGCGCGCGTGCGCCGTGGTCGGTCATGATCAACATCCTGGGCGGGCCGGCCGAGGGGACGCTCGAGGACCGTTTCGATGCGGCGATGTCCGCGCATCCGGCGGCGAAGGTGCACACGTACGGCAAGGCGCCGCGTCCCGGTCGCAAGGTGGGGCACGTGAACGTCGCCGGCGACGACCTCGACGACGTGGTCTACGAGGCGAGGGCCGCCGCCGCGCACTTCCTGGACTGA
- a CDS encoding PH domain-containing protein, with protein MTQPTGFGVRPPTPAPGVAAPERRIVRTRRHARRLLWCALVFIGVAGAVGYFLGNLPAPFEDWMLVLAAGLVVLVLVVIPYLTWLSHTYTVTTRRVIERSGAFGRRSRELSHVRGYRITVRRGPLQRLWGTGTLILDDGVEAPLVIRRIPQVQLLHEVLVDQVEVNQILAHRDAQPLPAPPSAPA; from the coding sequence GTGACGCAGCCGACCGGATTCGGGGTCCGCCCGCCGACACCCGCACCCGGTGTCGCGGCGCCGGAGCGTCGTATCGTGCGCACCCGCCGGCATGCCCGGCGACTGCTCTGGTGCGCCCTGGTGTTCATCGGCGTCGCCGGAGCCGTCGGCTACTTCCTCGGGAATCTCCCGGCACCGTTCGAAGACTGGATGCTGGTGCTGGCCGCCGGGCTCGTCGTCCTCGTGCTCGTGGTGATCCCGTATCTCACCTGGCTCTCGCACACCTACACGGTCACCACGCGTCGCGTCATCGAGCGCTCGGGAGCCTTCGGGCGTCGCTCGCGCGAGCTCAGCCACGTCCGCGGTTATCGCATCACGGTGCGCAGAGGCCCGCTGCAGCGGCTGTGGGGCACCGGCACCTTGATCCTCGATGACGGCGTGGAAGCGCCCCTCGTCATCCGCCGCATCCCGCAGGTGCAGTTGCTGCACGAGGTGCTCGTCGACCAGGTCGAGGTCAACCAGATCCTCGCCCACCGTGACGCGCAGCCGCTTCCCGCGCCGCCCAGCGCCCCCGCCTGA
- a CDS encoding biotin--[acetyl-CoA-carboxylase] ligase produces MPIPADGYPLAAAVSPRVQVVETTDSTNADAVAAVLADDAGWPHLSVLVTTDQRRGRGRLERTWVAPAGTALASSVVVRVGALPIHARGWIPLIAGVAMTRAIAAQLRGIPQAVGLKWPNDVLVEGQKICGILAEAVPGEFDAVVVGAGVNTRMPRVDLPVATAISFAALGQEADEDRLLADYLSGLDDLLTALIDADGDAVAAGVQSAVESVCTTLGGEVVVSLPDGTTLEGRAERIDAEGRLVVSAGGAQVPVAAGDVTHVR; encoded by the coding sequence ATGCCGATCCCCGCCGATGGATACCCGCTCGCCGCCGCCGTCAGTCCCCGGGTGCAGGTCGTCGAGACGACCGACTCGACGAACGCGGATGCGGTCGCCGCCGTCCTCGCGGACGATGCCGGGTGGCCGCATCTGTCCGTGCTGGTGACGACCGATCAGCGCCGAGGCCGCGGCCGGCTCGAGCGCACCTGGGTCGCGCCCGCCGGGACGGCGCTCGCCTCCTCCGTCGTGGTGCGCGTCGGGGCGCTCCCCATCCATGCGCGAGGGTGGATCCCGCTCATCGCGGGCGTCGCGATGACGCGCGCGATCGCCGCGCAACTGCGCGGCATCCCCCAGGCGGTGGGGCTCAAATGGCCGAACGATGTGCTCGTGGAGGGGCAGAAGATCTGCGGCATCCTGGCCGAGGCGGTGCCCGGCGAGTTCGACGCGGTCGTGGTCGGTGCGGGGGTCAATACGCGGATGCCGCGGGTGGATCTGCCCGTGGCGACGGCGATCTCCTTCGCCGCTCTCGGCCAGGAGGCCGACGAGGACAGGCTGCTCGCCGACTACCTGAGCGGTCTCGACGACCTGCTCACGGCGCTCATCGACGCCGACGGTGACGCGGTCGCGGCGGGCGTGCAGTCCGCCGTCGAGAGCGTCTGCACGACTCTCGGCGGCGAGGTCGTGGTGTCGCTGCCGGATGGCACGACGCTCGAAGGCCGTGCCGAGCGGATCGATGCGGAGGGACGACTGGTCGTGTCCGCGGGCGGTGCGCAGGTGCCGGTGGCGGCAGGAGACGTCACACACGTCCGATAG